One part of the Vitis riparia cultivar Riparia Gloire de Montpellier isolate 1030 chromosome 15, EGFV_Vit.rip_1.0, whole genome shotgun sequence genome encodes these proteins:
- the LOC117931567 gene encoding ELMO domain-containing protein C-like isoform X2, protein MDDRGGGSFVAVRRISQGLDRGNTCHSTSAEVVAGSAAWLGRGLSCVCAQRRESDARPSFDLTPAQEECLQRLQSRIEVSYDSSIPEHQEALRALWNASFPEEELRDLISEQWKEMGWQGKDPSTDFRNYPKSFQDLLRKQEGDRALWEYPFAVAGVNITFMLIQMLDLEAVKPRSMAGAIFLKFLSENESAFDLLYCITFKLMDNQWLAMHASYMDFNTVMKSTRRQLERELLLEDVSRLEDLPSYSLLTR, encoded by the exons ATGGATGATCGCGGCGGAGGGTCGTTTGTCGCTGTCAGAAGGATATCTCAGGGTCTCGACAGAGGCAACACCTGTCATTCGACGTCTG CTGAGGTTGTGGCAGGATCAGCAGCATGGCTTGGTAGAGGTCTTTCTTGTGTTTGTGCACAGAGAAGAGAGAGTGATGCTCGTCCCTCATTCGATTTAACCCCTGCCCAG GAGGAATGCTTGCAGAGGCTACAGAGCCGTATAGAAGTGTCCTATGACAGTTCAATCCCTGAACACCAG GAAGCCTTAAGGGCTTTGTGGAATGCTTCATTTCCTGAGGAAGAACTCCGTGATTTAATATCTGAGCAGTGGAAAGAAATGGGTTGGCAAGGAAAAGATCCATCCACAGATTTTAG GAATTATCCG AAATCCTTCCAGGATCTTCTCCGAAAGCAGGAAGGTGATCGAGCCTTGTGGGAATACCCCTTTGCTGTAGCTGGTGTTAACATCACGTTCATGCTTATTCAGATGCTTGATCTAGAAGCAG TCAAGCCACGATCGATGGCAGGAGCAAttttcttgaagtttctttCTG AAAACGAGTCAGCATTTGACCTTCTTTATTGCATCACCTTCAAGTTGATGGATAATCAATGGCTTGCCATGCATGCATCATACATGGACTTCAAT ACAGTGATGAAATCCACAAGGCGCCAGCTGGAAAGGGAGCTTCTGCTTGAGGATGTATCACGCCTTGAAGACTTGCCCTCATATAGCCTTCTTACCCGATAG
- the LOC117931567 gene encoding ELMO domain-containing protein A-like isoform X1 produces the protein MDDRGGGSFVAVRRISQGLDRGNTCHSTSAEVVAGSAAWLGRGLSCVCAQRRESDARPSFDLTPAQEECLQRLQSRIEVSYDSSIPEHQEALRALWNASFPEEELRDLISEQWKEMGWQGKDPSTDFRGGGFISLENLLFFARNYPKSFQDLLRKQEGDRALWEYPFAVAGVNITFMLIQMLDLEAVKPRSMAGAIFLKFLSENESAFDLLYCITFKLMDNQWLAMHASYMDFNTVMKSTRRQLERELLLEDVSRLEDLPSYSLLTR, from the exons ATGGATGATCGCGGCGGAGGGTCGTTTGTCGCTGTCAGAAGGATATCTCAGGGTCTCGACAGAGGCAACACCTGTCATTCGACGTCTG CTGAGGTTGTGGCAGGATCAGCAGCATGGCTTGGTAGAGGTCTTTCTTGTGTTTGTGCACAGAGAAGAGAGAGTGATGCTCGTCCCTCATTCGATTTAACCCCTGCCCAG GAGGAATGCTTGCAGAGGCTACAGAGCCGTATAGAAGTGTCCTATGACAGTTCAATCCCTGAACACCAG GAAGCCTTAAGGGCTTTGTGGAATGCTTCATTTCCTGAGGAAGAACTCCGTGATTTAATATCTGAGCAGTGGAAAGAAATGGGTTGGCAAGGAAAAGATCCATCCACAGATTTTAG GGGTGGTGGTTTTATATCATTGGAGAATTTATTGTTCTTTGCTAGGAATTATCCG AAATCCTTCCAGGATCTTCTCCGAAAGCAGGAAGGTGATCGAGCCTTGTGGGAATACCCCTTTGCTGTAGCTGGTGTTAACATCACGTTCATGCTTATTCAGATGCTTGATCTAGAAGCAG TCAAGCCACGATCGATGGCAGGAGCAAttttcttgaagtttctttCTG AAAACGAGTCAGCATTTGACCTTCTTTATTGCATCACCTTCAAGTTGATGGATAATCAATGGCTTGCCATGCATGCATCATACATGGACTTCAAT ACAGTGATGAAATCCACAAGGCGCCAGCTGGAAAGGGAGCTTCTGCTTGAGGATGTATCACGCCTTGAAGACTTGCCCTCATATAGCCTTCTTACCCGATAG
- the LOC117931567 gene encoding ELMO domain-containing protein A-like isoform X3, which yields MFTDIQICLAEVVAGSAAWLGRGLSCVCAQRRESDARPSFDLTPAQEECLQRLQSRIEVSYDSSIPEHQEALRALWNASFPEEELRDLISEQWKEMGWQGKDPSTDFRGGGFISLENLLFFARNYPKSFQDLLRKQEGDRALWEYPFAVAGVNITFMLIQMLDLEAVKPRSMAGAIFLKFLSENESAFDLLYCITFKLMDNQWLAMHASYMDFNTVMKSTRRQLERELLLEDVSRLEDLPSYSLLTR from the exons ATGTTTACTGATATCCAAATTTGTCTTG CTGAGGTTGTGGCAGGATCAGCAGCATGGCTTGGTAGAGGTCTTTCTTGTGTTTGTGCACAGAGAAGAGAGAGTGATGCTCGTCCCTCATTCGATTTAACCCCTGCCCAG GAGGAATGCTTGCAGAGGCTACAGAGCCGTATAGAAGTGTCCTATGACAGTTCAATCCCTGAACACCAG GAAGCCTTAAGGGCTTTGTGGAATGCTTCATTTCCTGAGGAAGAACTCCGTGATTTAATATCTGAGCAGTGGAAAGAAATGGGTTGGCAAGGAAAAGATCCATCCACAGATTTTAG GGGTGGTGGTTTTATATCATTGGAGAATTTATTGTTCTTTGCTAGGAATTATCCG AAATCCTTCCAGGATCTTCTCCGAAAGCAGGAAGGTGATCGAGCCTTGTGGGAATACCCCTTTGCTGTAGCTGGTGTTAACATCACGTTCATGCTTATTCAGATGCTTGATCTAGAAGCAG TCAAGCCACGATCGATGGCAGGAGCAAttttcttgaagtttctttCTG AAAACGAGTCAGCATTTGACCTTCTTTATTGCATCACCTTCAAGTTGATGGATAATCAATGGCTTGCCATGCATGCATCATACATGGACTTCAAT ACAGTGATGAAATCCACAAGGCGCCAGCTGGAAAGGGAGCTTCTGCTTGAGGATGTATCACGCCTTGAAGACTTGCCCTCATATAGCCTTCTTACCCGATAG
- the LOC117931567 gene encoding ELMO domain-containing protein A-like isoform X4, translating to MIITVAERFLEECLQRLQSRIEVSYDSSIPEHQEALRALWNASFPEEELRDLISEQWKEMGWQGKDPSTDFRGGGFISLENLLFFARNYPKSFQDLLRKQEGDRALWEYPFAVAGVNITFMLIQMLDLEAVKPRSMAGAIFLKFLSENESAFDLLYCITFKLMDNQWLAMHASYMDFNTVMKSTRRQLERELLLEDVSRLEDLPSYSLLTR from the exons atgatcattactGTGGCAGAAAGGTTCCTG GAGGAATGCTTGCAGAGGCTACAGAGCCGTATAGAAGTGTCCTATGACAGTTCAATCCCTGAACACCAG GAAGCCTTAAGGGCTTTGTGGAATGCTTCATTTCCTGAGGAAGAACTCCGTGATTTAATATCTGAGCAGTGGAAAGAAATGGGTTGGCAAGGAAAAGATCCATCCACAGATTTTAG GGGTGGTGGTTTTATATCATTGGAGAATTTATTGTTCTTTGCTAGGAATTATCCG AAATCCTTCCAGGATCTTCTCCGAAAGCAGGAAGGTGATCGAGCCTTGTGGGAATACCCCTTTGCTGTAGCTGGTGTTAACATCACGTTCATGCTTATTCAGATGCTTGATCTAGAAGCAG TCAAGCCACGATCGATGGCAGGAGCAAttttcttgaagtttctttCTG AAAACGAGTCAGCATTTGACCTTCTTTATTGCATCACCTTCAAGTTGATGGATAATCAATGGCTTGCCATGCATGCATCATACATGGACTTCAAT ACAGTGATGAAATCCACAAGGCGCCAGCTGGAAAGGGAGCTTCTGCTTGAGGATGTATCACGCCTTGAAGACTTGCCCTCATATAGCCTTCTTACCCGATAG